A genomic region of Trichothermofontia sichuanensis B231 contains the following coding sequences:
- a CDS encoding PAS domain S-box protein, with the protein MSLLAGDQRLTKSAEYEGWRVVPKANHRVSSDRGDTSASSALMDAQAQVLFELASDGLLLVQTARQEIVAANASACAGLGYSRQELCHQRLSVLLGSHGVTAGESHRVSLATALAAITVKELSGLTLQRKDGTIWLVQVTICDEFLPGHQLWQFRSHSTSPKASMPDTPSASGVNESLKQRYEDLLHSLDGIVWEFDLTRECFTFVSQKLEKLLGYTPEQWLADAGLWQNSIHPDDREAAVHTCFSRCQTEDDFHFEYRMITVTGQVVWIRDFVTVVREHQQPVKLCGVLVDISDRKEVEEDLQASQRLNQQILDISPDILYLYDIPGRQLTYVNQRVTELMGYLPEELEQLDAAGLLDLIHPADRDRLVATLQQFATLGPETPLEPDTILETEFRFLRSDGEWRWLHSCQSLLMTDEAHQPLILFGTLQDIHDRKLAEKSLRDSERQFRTLTEAMPAAVFIFRETEILYVNSGATVITGYDREQLLNLSLDALLHPDSRQCFWDRHRTFTAAQWSNLNTPTTTTGQEHVVAAQENTSEATLRQGGQLKPSPLSATGPTTAGHLHPLVSPIAPQIEIKILTQTGEERWLAFCDRRIEFEGQPATLGIALDISDRKQAEVALQASEAQIRLITDSVPCLIAYVDAHQRYQFVNQQYAHWFGRDRAHILGRHMRTILKPTHYRQVQAQVKKVLSGQAVDFEAVLPDMNQQNHTVHISYVPHHDTNGEVLGFYVLIEDITTLKQSESRLRESEARYRSVIEAISEGIILQQADGTIIACNSAAEQILGYSAEQMLGKTAIDPMWWTIHEDGTPFLGQDYPTTVTLRTGQPQSQVVMGIYRPDGYLRWLSVNSQPIFQAESDTPRAVVVSFSDITEQRAAEQHLRQQELRLRLALEAAAMGTWELLAPDAPWTLCSERTYSIYGIPTDQDPVPAAVLWERIHPDDRDRVMQAIATSFAQQTPWHLEYRLQHPDGQEHWVATWATVFINDTDGTSQMAGIVRDITQQKQAEAALRYQGEQEYLMRLMTQHIHQSLDLDEILNTAVAEVRQFLQVDRVLIYQLHPRSVNEAIPAGYDIAVRAESAAPGCLSMQGWLLRDPWLQSEAVLADLQAGTPVTVGNLQIPELSPSAQDFLEFFNIRAILMVPILHGENLWGVLVAHQCHTPQPWHPIGMNLLLQLVVQISIAIQQAELYQTVQQLNQNLEQQVQERTAQLEQMLDFEALLQRITDKVRESIDEDQILQTAVQELALGLNLACCDTGIYDPEQTMSTIRHEYTQHLPPARGTVIPLMASPDPAIYTQLLRGQPCQFCFVVSGFVRPVRYQYVILACPIVDDQGVIGDLWLFKRQPRTFSDQEIRLVQQVANHCAIGIRQARLYEAAQSQVVELARLNRLKDDFLSTISHELRTPLSNMNNAIQMLELFLSQPNLFQAEAETTLRLKPSRASSYLQILRHQYQEELDLVNDLLDLSRLESGRVTLDLAPLDLRTWLPCVLELFDDRMRSHDQRLQIEIDPHLPTVISDHTYLEHILKELLNNACKYTPAGEEIRVQLRAKSPHVYLIVTNTGVTVPAEEIPHLFEKFYRVPTADPWKYGGTGLGLALVEQRVKQLGGRIWAESQPNLTRFIVELPQITTAHST; encoded by the coding sequence ATGTCACTGTTGGCAGGTGATCAACGGTTGACCAAGTCTGCCGAATATGAGGGATGGCGTGTGGTTCCCAAGGCTAACCATAGGGTTTCCTCCGATCGGGGGGATACATCAGCCTCTTCAGCACTGATGGATGCTCAGGCACAGGTTCTCTTTGAGTTGGCCTCAGACGGGTTGCTGCTGGTTCAAACCGCAAGGCAGGAAATTGTGGCGGCGAATGCCTCGGCGTGCGCAGGCTTGGGCTATAGCCGTCAGGAATTGTGTCACCAGCGCTTGTCGGTGTTGCTCGGTTCGCACGGTGTGACCGCTGGCGAATCGCATCGGGTTTCCCTAGCCACAGCGTTGGCCGCGATCACGGTCAAGGAATTATCCGGTCTGACGCTTCAGCGCAAAGATGGCACTATTTGGCTAGTACAGGTCACTATTTGCGACGAATTCCTACCAGGACATCAGTTGTGGCAATTCCGTTCCCACAGCACCTCCCCGAAGGCATCGATGCCCGATACGCCGTCGGCGTCAGGTGTCAACGAGAGCCTCAAGCAACGTTACGAAGATCTGTTACATTCCCTCGATGGGATTGTTTGGGAGTTTGATCTCACCCGTGAATGCTTTACCTTTGTTAGCCAAAAGCTCGAAAAGTTACTCGGTTACACACCAGAACAGTGGCTAGCGGATGCTGGCCTTTGGCAGAACAGCATTCATCCGGACGATCGCGAGGCAGCCGTCCACACCTGCTTTTCTCGCTGCCAAACCGAGGACGACTTTCACTTTGAATACCGCATGATCACGGTCACTGGGCAGGTGGTGTGGATTCGCGACTTTGTAACGGTGGTCAGGGAACACCAGCAGCCAGTGAAACTATGTGGTGTGCTAGTGGACATTAGCGATCGCAAAGAGGTTGAGGAGGATCTACAGGCCAGCCAGCGCCTGAACCAGCAAATTCTGGATATTTCACCGGATATTTTATATCTCTACGATATCCCCGGTCGCCAACTCACCTACGTTAATCAACGGGTGACGGAATTGATGGGCTATTTGCCAGAAGAACTGGAGCAGCTCGATGCGGCTGGCTTACTGGACTTGATTCATCCGGCTGATCGCGATCGCTTGGTGGCAACCTTACAGCAGTTTGCGACGCTGGGGCCAGAGACTCCCCTGGAACCGGATACGATTCTGGAAACCGAATTTCGCTTTTTGCGATCGGATGGGGAATGGCGATGGTTGCACAGTTGTCAAAGCTTGCTGATGACGGATGAAGCCCATCAACCCCTGATCCTCTTTGGGACGCTCCAGGATATCCACGATCGCAAACTGGCGGAGAAAAGCCTGCGCGATAGCGAGCGCCAATTCCGCACCCTGACCGAGGCGATGCCTGCCGCCGTGTTTATTTTTCGGGAGACAGAGATTCTCTATGTCAATTCCGGTGCAACCGTGATCACGGGCTACGATCGGGAACAACTGCTGAACCTATCTCTGGATGCCCTGCTCCATCCCGACTCCCGGCAGTGCTTTTGGGACCGACACCGAACCTTTACGGCGGCGCAGTGGTCCAACCTCAATACCCCAACAACGACAACCGGCCAAGAACACGTAGTGGCTGCCCAAGAGAACACATCTGAGGCAACCTTGCGCCAAGGGGGGCAACTCAAACCCAGCCCACTTTCTGCAACGGGTCCGACGACCGCAGGGCATCTGCACCCGTTAGTCTCTCCCATTGCGCCCCAAATCGAGATCAAGATCCTAACCCAAACGGGGGAAGAGCGCTGGTTAGCCTTTTGCGATCGTCGCATTGAGTTTGAAGGACAACCCGCCACCCTGGGCATTGCGTTGGATATTAGCGATCGCAAACAGGCCGAGGTTGCCCTCCAGGCCAGTGAGGCCCAAATTCGTCTGATTACTGATTCTGTCCCTTGCCTGATTGCCTATGTGGACGCGCACCAACGCTACCAGTTTGTGAACCAGCAATATGCCCACTGGTTTGGCCGCGATCGTGCCCACATCCTGGGTCGTCATATGCGCACGATCCTGAAACCTACCCACTATCGCCAGGTCCAGGCCCAGGTGAAAAAGGTTCTCAGCGGCCAAGCGGTGGATTTTGAGGCGGTTCTACCAGATATGAACCAGCAAAACCACACTGTCCATATTAGTTATGTCCCTCACCACGATACCAATGGTGAGGTGTTGGGTTTTTATGTCCTGATTGAAGATATAACCACTTTGAAACAATCGGAGAGCCGCCTGCGGGAGAGCGAAGCTCGCTATCGATCGGTGATTGAAGCCATCAGTGAAGGCATTATCCTGCAACAGGCCGATGGCACGATTATTGCCTGTAATAGTGCGGCTGAGCAGATTTTAGGCTATTCTGCCGAGCAGATGTTGGGTAAAACCGCGATCGATCCCATGTGGTGGACCATCCACGAAGATGGGACCCCTTTCCTGGGTCAGGATTATCCGACCACGGTAACCCTGCGCACCGGCCAGCCCCAATCCCAAGTCGTCATGGGGATTTATCGGCCTGACGGCTACCTGCGCTGGTTGTCAGTGAATTCGCAACCGATCTTTCAGGCCGAGAGTGACACCCCCCGCGCGGTCGTCGTCTCGTTCAGCGACATTACTGAGCAGCGGGCGGCGGAGCAACACCTGCGCCAGCAGGAACTGCGATTACGGTTGGCCCTCGAAGCCGCAGCCATGGGTACCTGGGAACTGTTGGCCCCTGATGCGCCTTGGACCCTGTGTTCAGAGCGCACCTATTCGATCTACGGTATCCCCACCGATCAAGACCCAGTCCCAGCCGCAGTGCTATGGGAACGGATTCATCCCGACGATCGCGATCGGGTGATGCAAGCGATCGCCACTAGCTTTGCGCAGCAGACACCCTGGCACCTGGAATATCGCCTCCAGCATCCCGACGGTCAGGAACACTGGGTAGCTACCTGGGCCACCGTCTTTATCAACGACACGGATGGTACCTCCCAAATGGCTGGGATTGTTCGCGATATTACGCAACAGAAGCAAGCGGAAGCGGCCCTCCGTTACCAGGGGGAGCAAGAATACCTGATGCGCCTGATGACGCAGCATATCCATCAATCGCTGGATTTAGATGAGATCCTGAATACGGCAGTGGCGGAAGTCCGTCAATTTCTCCAGGTCGATCGCGTTCTGATTTATCAACTGCATCCGCGCAGTGTCAATGAAGCCATTCCCGCAGGATATGACATAGCGGTGCGGGCGGAATCGGCAGCGCCGGGTTGCCTATCCATGCAGGGCTGGCTCTTGCGCGACCCGTGGCTTCAGTCGGAGGCAGTCCTAGCAGACCTGCAAGCAGGAACCCCCGTCACGGTAGGAAATCTGCAAATTCCTGAGCTATCGCCATCAGCCCAGGACTTCCTCGAATTCTTTAACATTCGGGCGATCCTGATGGTACCCATCTTACACGGGGAGAACCTGTGGGGGGTGCTGGTGGCCCACCAGTGTCATACGCCTCAACCCTGGCACCCGATTGGCATGAACCTCTTATTGCAGCTAGTGGTGCAAATTAGTATTGCCATCCAACAGGCAGAACTCTATCAAACCGTGCAGCAACTGAACCAGAACTTGGAGCAACAAGTACAAGAGCGCACGGCCCAACTGGAACAGATGCTGGATTTTGAGGCCCTGCTCCAACGGATTACGGACAAGGTGCGGGAATCGATCGATGAGGATCAAATCCTGCAAACAGCCGTGCAAGAATTGGCCCTCGGGCTGAATTTAGCCTGCTGCGATACGGGGATCTACGACCCGGAGCAAACAATGTCCACCATCCGCCATGAGTATACCCAGCATCTCCCCCCAGCGCGGGGAACCGTTATTCCGCTGATGGCCAGTCCTGATCCAGCGATTTACACCCAACTGTTGCGGGGGCAGCCATGTCAGTTTTGTTTTGTGGTCTCAGGGTTTGTTCGCCCAGTGCGTTATCAGTATGTGATTCTGGCCTGCCCGATCGTGGACGACCAGGGAGTCATTGGGGATCTGTGGTTGTTCAAGCGCCAACCCCGCACCTTTAGTGATCAGGAAATTCGACTTGTACAGCAAGTCGCCAATCATTGCGCGATCGGGATTCGTCAAGCCCGTCTCTACGAGGCAGCCCAGAGCCAGGTGGTCGAATTAGCCCGTTTAAATCGGCTCAAGGATGACTTCCTGAGTACCATTTCCCATGAGTTGCGCACACCGCTATCAAACATGAACAACGCGATCCAGATGCTGGAGTTGTTCCTTTCCCAACCTAACCTCTTCCAGGCGGAGGCAGAAACCACCCTACGACTCAAACCCAGTCGGGCCAGTAGCTATCTGCAAATTCTGCGTCACCAGTATCAAGAAGAACTCGATCTCGTCAACGATCTGCTGGATCTCTCACGCCTAGAATCGGGCCGGGTTACCTTAGACCTAGCCCCCCTCGATTTACGCACTTGGCTTCCCTGCGTGTTGGAACTGTTCGACGATCGTATGCGTAGCCACGATCAACGGTTACAGATTGAGATTGATCCCCACCTGCCCACCGTGATCAGCGATCATACCTATCTGGAGCATATCCTCAAGGAACTCCTCAATAACGCCTGTAAATACACCCCTGCTGGCGAAGAAATTCGCGTGCAACTGCGAGCGAAATCGCCCCATGTGTACCTTATTGTCACTAATACGGGCGTAACCGTCCCAGCGGAGGAAATCCCCCACCTGTTTGAAAAGTTCTATCGCGTCCCCACCGCCGATCCCTGGAAGTATGGTGGGACAGGATTAGGCCTAGCCCTCGTAGAGCAACGGGTCAAGCAACTCGGCGGTAGGATCTGGGCAGAAAGTCAACCCAACCTGACCCGATTTATTGTGGAACTGCCACAAATAACGACAGCGCACAGCACCTAA
- the pgl gene encoding 6-phosphogluconolactonase, with the protein MSPIVEVLPDLAAVVDRALDLLLPRLQAAIAERGLATLALAGGNTPKPLYERLANQTFPWEKVHIFWGDERYVPADHPDSNQRMARHAWLDRVAIPPGNIHPMPTDAAEPAVAAQAHDAELRRFFQVAPGEFPALDVILLGMGDDAHTASLFPKTEALQVCDRLITVGHKDGQPRLTFTIPLINTARCILFLVTGENKQQALAQVFAPAADPNQYPSRLIRPINGELIWLLDQAAGAQWATQ; encoded by the coding sequence ATGTCCCCCATTGTCGAAGTTCTGCCTGACCTGGCTGCTGTGGTTGATCGTGCCCTTGACTTGCTCTTGCCCCGCCTGCAAGCCGCGATCGCTGAGCGTGGGTTAGCCACCCTGGCCCTCGCTGGGGGGAATACCCCCAAACCGCTCTATGAGCGTCTAGCAAACCAAACTTTTCCGTGGGAGAAGGTGCATATTTTCTGGGGGGATGAACGCTATGTGCCTGCCGATCATCCTGATAGTAACCAACGCATGGCCCGTCATGCTTGGCTCGATCGGGTTGCTATTCCGCCTGGGAACATTCACCCCATGCCCACGGATGCCGCTGAACCGGCGGTAGCGGCCCAAGCGCACGATGCTGAGCTTCGCCGGTTTTTCCAGGTTGCCCCTGGCGAGTTCCCAGCCTTGGATGTGATCCTCCTAGGAATGGGGGACGATGCCCACACGGCTTCGCTGTTTCCTAAAACTGAGGCATTGCAAGTGTGCGATCGGCTGATCACGGTAGGCCACAAAGACGGTCAACCCCGCCTGACCTTTACCATTCCCCTGATCAACACCGCCCGTTGTATTCTCTTCCTGGTGACTGGTGAAAATAAACAACAGGCCCTAGCCCAGGTCTTTGCCCCAGCAGCAGACCCGAACCAATATCCCTCCCGTCTGATTCGACCTATTAATGGTGAGTTAATTTGGCTTCTCGATCAGGCAGCAGGTGCGCAATGGGCAACCCAGTAG
- the rpiA gene encoding ribose-5-phosphate isomerase RpiA, which produces MTTTDPVTLMKQAVGKAAADRVQSGMIVGLGTGSTTAYAIQSIGERLRAGDLKDIKGIPTSFQAIVLAKEYGIPLTTLDEVEKIDLAIDGADEVDPHKNLIKGGGAAHTREKIVDTLAEYFIVVVDSSKIVDRLGSTFLLPVEVLPLAMTPVMRAITKLGGQPQLRMGVKKAGPVITDQGNFVIDVKFDRIDDPATLEKELNNIPGVLENGLFVGVTDLVLIGEVKDGQPIVREM; this is translated from the coding sequence ATGACAACAACTGATCCCGTTACCTTAATGAAACAAGCCGTGGGCAAGGCAGCCGCCGATCGCGTGCAATCGGGCATGATCGTGGGCTTGGGCACGGGTTCAACGACGGCCTACGCGATTCAATCTATTGGTGAACGGTTGCGAGCGGGTGATCTCAAGGACATTAAGGGCATTCCCACCTCTTTCCAGGCCATTGTCCTTGCTAAGGAATACGGCATTCCCCTTACCACCCTGGATGAAGTGGAAAAGATTGATTTGGCGATCGATGGGGCCGATGAAGTTGATCCGCATAAAAACCTGATCAAGGGGGGCGGTGCCGCCCATACCCGCGAGAAAATCGTGGATACCCTGGCCGAGTATTTTATCGTTGTCGTAGACAGTTCTAAAATTGTTGATCGCCTCGGTTCAACCTTTCTGCTGCCCGTGGAAGTGTTACCCCTGGCGATGACGCCCGTGATGCGAGCCATTACTAAATTGGGAGGGCAACCCCAACTGCGGATGGGGGTGAAAAAGGCCGGCCCAGTCATCACCGATCAGGGTAATTTTGTGATTGATGTGAAGTTCGATCGCATTGACGATCCGGCAACTTTGGAGAAAGAATTAAACAACATTCCTGGGGTATTGGAAAATGGCCTGTTTGTAGGTGTGACCGATCTGGTGTTAATTGGCGAAGTCAAAGACGGCCAGCCGATCGTGCGAGAAATGTAA
- a CDS encoding glutathione S-transferase family protein produces the protein MNARRVWVTLLEKEIPFEPILVKLDGDQFEADFMAINPFQRVPVIIDEGFRVLESLAILDYLEAQYPSPALMPRDSQAIALVRMVAMLAVNEFQPATLPLTGSLVGLEVATPKLEQAHQRITMVLQFYEDLLTEHHPYLVGPSFTLADIVAGTLVTALPMLGWALDAYPRLQAWSDHLSQRKSWQVTTPQPQVIAAAIPNMTKILAQRLV, from the coding sequence GTGAATGCGCGTCGAGTTTGGGTGACGCTGCTGGAAAAGGAAATTCCTTTTGAGCCAATTCTAGTCAAGCTCGATGGCGATCAGTTTGAGGCTGACTTTATGGCCATTAACCCGTTTCAACGGGTGCCAGTTATCATCGACGAGGGATTTCGTGTCCTGGAGTCACTGGCGATTTTGGATTATTTAGAGGCCCAATATCCGTCCCCGGCACTGATGCCCCGTGACAGTCAGGCGATCGCCTTAGTGCGCATGGTGGCAATGCTAGCCGTCAATGAGTTTCAACCCGCAACCCTGCCGTTAACTGGGTCCTTAGTGGGCCTAGAGGTGGCAACTCCGAAGTTGGAGCAAGCTCACCAGCGCATTACAATGGTGCTGCAATTTTACGAGGATCTGTTAACAGAGCATCACCCCTATCTGGTGGGACCAAGTTTTACTCTGGCGGATATTGTGGCAGGTACCCTGGTCACCGCCTTACCCATGTTGGGGTGGGCACTGGATGCCTATCCTCGGCTTCAGGCATGGTCAGACCACCTATCCCAGCGCAAAAGCTGGCAGGTAACCACGCCCCAACCCCAAGTCATTGCCGCCGCGATCCCCAATATGACCAAAATTCTGGCGCAGCGATTGGTATAA
- a CDS encoding pyridoxine 5'-phosphate synthase: protein MPTLGVNIDHIATIRQARRTVEPDPIAAAVLAELAGADGITAHLREDRRHIQDRDIRLLRQTVRTHLNLEMAATDEMVAIALDVKPDYVTLVPERREEVTTEGGLDVASQPDRLRQVVTTLQDAGIPVSLFIDADVTQIQAAAAIGAKFIELHTGPYAEAKDEPSQARELQVLTTGCEQAIALGLRVNAGHGLTYWNVYPVACIPGMEELNIGHTIVSRAALVGMERAVREMKQAMRGG, encoded by the coding sequence GTGCCAACCCTAGGTGTCAATATCGATCACATAGCGACAATCCGGCAGGCCCGGCGGACGGTGGAGCCGGACCCCATCGCAGCGGCAGTCTTAGCTGAATTGGCAGGTGCCGATGGCATTACGGCGCATTTGCGCGAAGATCGGCGGCATATCCAGGACCGGGATATCCGGCTGCTGCGCCAGACCGTGCGGACTCACCTGAATCTGGAAATGGCGGCGACGGATGAAATGGTGGCGATCGCCCTTGATGTTAAACCGGATTATGTCACCCTCGTCCCTGAACGCCGCGAAGAGGTGACGACCGAGGGCGGTCTAGATGTCGCCAGTCAGCCCGATCGCCTCCGTCAGGTGGTGACAACCCTACAGGATGCAGGTATCCCCGTCAGTCTCTTTATCGATGCCGATGTAACCCAAATTCAGGCAGCCGCTGCGATCGGGGCCAAATTCATCGAACTGCATACGGGTCCCTATGCCGAAGCCAAAGATGAACCTAGCCAGGCGCGGGAATTACAGGTGTTGACCACAGGCTGTGAACAGGCGATTGCCCTCGGCCTGCGGGTGAATGCGGGACACGGCCTTACCTATTGGAATGTCTATCCCGTGGCCTGTATCCCCGGCATGGAGGAGTTAAATATCGGGCACACGATCGTCAGTCGGGCCGCATTAGTGGGCATGGAGCGGGCAGTACGGGAAATGAAACAAGCCATGCGAGGAGGGTAG
- a CDS encoding protein-L-isoaspartate(D-aspartate) O-methyltransferase, with protein MVLLQALFAGNTPWRFSGSDPRRSSSPTTATRRQAGVSLEPELKLRRLQMVEQQIYQRGVTDERVLGALRRVPRHQFVDPAWLPAAYADQALPISQGQTISQPYIVAYMTAVAQISPTAIVLEIGTGSGYQTAILAELAREVYSVERIPALAKRAQATLQHLGYTNIHIRVGDGYQGWPEYAPYDAIVVTAAPREIPPALVEQLAPTGRLVIPVGQWQQDIQVITRTPAGVSCETTIPVHFVPMVTGVWRSPDASTTRSEENET; from the coding sequence ATGGTGCTCTTACAAGCTTTATTTGCAGGTAATACGCCGTGGCGGTTTTCCGGTAGCGACCCGCGGCGATCGTCCTCTCCCACCACAGCGACCCGCCGGCAGGCGGGAGTTAGCCTGGAACCTGAACTCAAGCTGCGGCGGTTGCAAATGGTCGAGCAGCAGATCTACCAACGGGGGGTTACGGACGAGCGTGTCCTGGGTGCTCTCCGGCGTGTTCCTCGCCACCAGTTTGTTGATCCGGCATGGCTTCCTGCTGCTTATGCCGATCAGGCACTACCCATCAGTCAGGGCCAAACCATTTCCCAGCCCTACATTGTGGCCTACATGACGGCAGTTGCCCAAATTAGCCCCACCGCGATCGTCCTGGAAATTGGCACCGGCTCCGGTTACCAGACAGCTATCCTGGCGGAACTCGCCCGTGAGGTTTATAGCGTTGAGCGGATCCCCGCCCTGGCGAAACGGGCACAGGCCACTCTGCAACATTTGGGTTATACCAATATCCACATCCGGGTGGGGGATGGTTACCAGGGATGGCCGGAGTATGCTCCCTATGATGCGATCGTGGTCACCGCTGCCCCCCGTGAGATCCCGCCGGCCTTAGTCGAACAATTGGCCCCCACGGGTCGGCTGGTGATCCCGGTGGGCCAATGGCAGCAGGACATTCAGGTGATTACTCGCACGCCAGCAGGGGTTAGCTGTGAGACGACAATCCCGGTGCACTTTGTCCCAATGGTGACGGGGGTATGGCGATCGCCCGATGCGTCAACCACGAGGAGTGAGGAAAATGAGACGTGA
- a CDS encoding peroxiredoxin, with the protein MPLSVGVQAPNFTAKDSEGNTVSLSDFAGKTVVLYFYPKDDTPGCTKEAQSFRDSYEEYQGKDMVVVGVSQDDEASHKLFKEKYGLPFTLLADVDGAISKAYDVDGGGYSKRVTYVIDGTGKITYVDTSVKTDTHAKDILAVTQA; encoded by the coding sequence ATGCCATTGTCTGTTGGTGTCCAAGCACCTAACTTTACTGCGAAGGACTCGGAGGGGAATACCGTTTCCCTCAGCGACTTTGCTGGTAAGACCGTGGTTCTTTACTTCTATCCCAAGGACGATACGCCTGGTTGCACCAAAGAAGCCCAAAGCTTCCGGGACAGCTACGAGGAGTACCAAGGCAAGGACATGGTGGTCGTCGGTGTAAGCCAGGATGACGAAGCCTCTCACAAGTTATTCAAGGAGAAATACGGTTTGCCCTTTACCCTGCTAGCCGATGTCGATGGGGCCATTAGCAAAGCCTATGATGTCGATGGCGGGGGTTATTCCAAGCGAGTGACCTACGTGATCGATGGCACCGGGAAAATCACCTATGTTGATACCAGTGTCAAGACAGACACCCACGCCAAAGACATTCTGGCGGTCACCCAAGCCTAA
- a CDS encoding DUF4346 domain-containing protein — protein sequence MNQTQEDRRALDERLSKRFIKLDPQGYFLIYLDRNQDLICVKHFTNVIDNRGLACDPETGQPLPTKGKVERPPSHIYTGRTAKEICIKLFEEADPCPVSYLDHAAYLGRELVRAEIALITGQEYIQD from the coding sequence ATGAATCAAACCCAAGAAGACCGTCGCGCTCTGGACGAACGCCTGTCGAAACGCTTTATCAAACTAGACCCCCAAGGCTATTTCTTGATTTACCTCGATCGCAACCAGGATTTGATCTGCGTGAAACACTTTACGAACGTGATTGATAATCGGGGTCTGGCCTGTGACCCAGAAACCGGTCAACCCCTACCAACAAAAGGCAAGGTTGAACGCCCGCCCAGCCACATCTATACGGGCCGTACGGCCAAGGAAATCTGTATCAAACTCTTTGAAGAGGCCGATCCCTGCCCCGTCTCCTACCTGGATCATGCCGCCTACTTGGGTCGGGAACTGGTACGGGCTGAAATTGCCCTGATCACGGGGCAAGAGTACATTCAGGATTAG
- a CDS encoding YqiA/YcfP family alpha/beta fold hydrolase, which yields MPNRQYVYLHGFASSPNSAKAKYFRSRFQSVGVSLQIPDLNQPSFTDLTLTRQIHQVEACIQDAAAVTLIGSSLGGLTAAWVGERNPQVDRLVLLAPAFGFLAHWLPKLGPAKLQQWQAQQTLPVYHYGAKTELPLNYRFIADFYAYDDTTLRRPLPTLILHGIHDDTIPITASHTYAQTRSWVTLQELDSDHTLASVISQLWQATCAFCGDLPTAGSKP from the coding sequence ATGCCCAATCGCCAGTATGTCTACCTGCATGGCTTTGCCTCTAGCCCCAACTCCGCCAAGGCAAAATATTTCCGCAGTCGTTTCCAAAGCGTGGGGGTCAGTCTCCAGATTCCCGATCTCAATCAACCCAGCTTTACCGATCTCACCCTCACCCGCCAAATCCACCAGGTCGAAGCGTGCATTCAGGATGCGGCTGCCGTGACGCTGATCGGCTCCAGTTTGGGGGGCCTGACAGCAGCCTGGGTGGGCGAGCGCAATCCCCAGGTCGATCGCCTAGTCCTGCTAGCACCAGCCTTCGGCTTTTTAGCCCACTGGTTGCCGAAACTGGGGCCTGCCAAACTGCAACAGTGGCAGGCCCAACAGACGCTGCCCGTCTATCACTATGGCGCAAAAACCGAGTTACCCCTGAATTACCGCTTTATTGCCGATTTTTACGCTTACGACGATACCACCCTCCGCCGCCCCCTCCCCACCCTGATTCTGCATGGGATTCACGATGACACCATCCCCATAACCGCCAGCCACACCTACGCTCAGACCCGATCGTGGGTCACCCTCCAGGAACTTGACAGCGACCATACCCTTGCCAGCGTGATCTCGCAACTGTGGCAGGCCACCTGCGCTTTTTGCGGCGATTTGCCAACCGCTGGATCAAAACCGTAG
- a CDS encoding peroxiredoxin, with translation MTLNNGCLRVGQPAPDFTATAVIDQEFKTIKLSDYRGKYVVLFFYPLDFTFVCPTEITAFSDRYDAFKQLGTEVLGVSVDSEFSHLAWIQTDRKSGGVGDLNYPLVSDIKKEISAAYNVLDPEAGIALRGLFIIDKDGIIQHATINNLAFGRSVDETLRTLQAIQHVQSHPDEVCPAGWQPGDRTMTPDPVKSKEFFAAV, from the coding sequence ATGACCCTGAACAATGGTTGTTTGCGGGTGGGGCAACCAGCTCCCGACTTTACCGCCACCGCTGTGATTGATCAGGAATTCAAGACGATCAAGTTATCCGACTATCGCGGCAAATATGTCGTGCTCTTCTTCTATCCCCTCGACTTTACTTTTGTCTGCCCGACGGAAATTACTGCTTTTAGCGATCGCTACGATGCTTTTAAGCAACTGGGGACGGAAGTGCTGGGCGTATCTGTCGATAGTGAATTTTCTCATTTGGCCTGGATTCAAACTGATCGCAAGTCGGGTGGGGTCGGTGACCTGAACTATCCCCTCGTCTCTGATATCAAGAAGGAAATCAGCGCTGCCTACAACGTGCTCGACCCGGAAGCGGGGATTGCCCTACGCGGCCTGTTCATCATTGATAAGGATGGCATCATCCAACACGCAACGATCAACAACCTAGCCTTTGGTCGGAGTGTCGATGAAACCCTGCGGACCCTGCAAGCCATTCAGCACGTTCAATCTCACCCGGATGAAGTGTGCCCTGCTGGCTGGCAGCCTGGTGACCGGACCATGACACCTGACCCGGTCAAGTCGAAGGAATTCTTCGCTGCCGTTTAA